From Methanocella paludicola SANAE, a single genomic window includes:
- a CDS encoding P-II family nitrogen regulator: MKMVQAIIRPERLDAVKKALEDQGFIALTIIESKGRGEQKGITLEYRGKKVEVDMLPKIKIEVVVHDEDVEKIISIVRGAGRTGKFGDGKIFVMPVEMMAKVRTDEVWT, translated from the coding sequence ATGAAGATGGTACAGGCAATTATCCGGCCGGAGAGGCTGGACGCCGTGAAAAAGGCACTTGAGGATCAGGGTTTTATCGCCCTGACCATCATCGAGAGCAAGGGCAGGGGCGAGCAAAAAGGCATCACCCTTGAGTACCGCGGAAAGAAGGTCGAAGTCGACATGCTTCCCAAGATCAAGATCGAGGTCGTCGTCCACGACGAGGACGTCGAGAAGATCATCTCCATCGTCCGGGGCGCCGGCAGGACCGGCAAGTTCGGCGACGGGAAGATCTTCGTCATGCCCGTCGAGATGATGGCCAAAGTCAGGACAGATGAAGTCTGGACATAA
- a CDS encoding CPBP family glutamic-type intramembrane protease has protein sequence MSDMKKGARKPKDSPEAGRQIKPELVTSALIAALYALFLIETIWEGSLAALAFSVLLFAIMVLMSYFVDRGKLHKKELFKSLIYVFAGLSALSMIVELLRYLNVPGMAGVYWAAVLGIASAIASVAIIAGLIYLEKDELKRLYVGLGDKKAAGLGVIGLVLCVAAALVGAYFMFGGNAIGQEKFIQIAASAIVFGILAGIVEELWFRGLLLSRILPLLGESQGNIYQAAVFGVFEAVIFYTITGLIAYLPVIFIIGAFTGFYWGRATLKAGSMAAPVLLHVGLYILLLLPIMTGLMS, from the coding sequence ATGAGCGATATGAAAAAAGGCGCAAGAAAGCCGAAAGACAGCCCGGAGGCGGGCCGGCAGATCAAGCCGGAGCTCGTCACGTCGGCGCTGATCGCGGCCCTTTATGCCCTGTTCCTTATCGAGACGATCTGGGAGGGCAGCCTGGCTGCGCTGGCCTTCTCCGTCCTGTTATTCGCCATCATGGTACTGATGTCCTATTTTGTAGACAGGGGCAAGCTTCATAAAAAAGAGCTGTTCAAGTCGCTCATCTACGTCTTCGCCGGACTCTCGGCCCTGTCAATGATCGTTGAGCTGCTGCGGTACCTGAACGTTCCCGGCATGGCCGGAGTATACTGGGCCGCTGTCCTGGGCATTGCCAGCGCCATCGCGTCCGTTGCGATCATCGCCGGCCTGATCTACCTGGAAAAGGACGAGCTTAAAAGGCTATACGTTGGCCTTGGCGACAAGAAAGCGGCCGGGCTCGGCGTCATCGGGCTTGTGCTGTGCGTAGCGGCCGCCCTCGTGGGCGCATACTTTATGTTCGGCGGCAACGCCATCGGCCAGGAAAAGTTCATTCAGATCGCGGCATCCGCCATCGTGTTCGGCATCCTGGCGGGCATTGTCGAGGAGCTCTGGTTCCGCGGGCTGCTCCTGTCCAGGATATTGCCGCTCCTGGGCGAATCTCAGGGCAACATATATCAGGCCGCGGTCTTCGGCGTTTTCGAGGCGGTCATATTCTACACGATCACCGGCCTCATCGCTTACCTGCCGGTCATCTTCATCATCGGGGCGTTCACGGGCTTCTACTGGGGCAGGGCGACGCTCAAAGCCGGTAGCATGGCCGCCCCCGTCCTGCTGCATGTCGGCCTCTACATTTTGCTGCTACTACCCATTATGACAGGGCTCATGTCCTGA
- a CDS encoding TIGR00300 family protein: protein MEAMREIELRGHIIDSFLLPKVFDKVMDMNGEFEIIEFEIGKHKTDTSYARLMIRGKDQEHLDDIIGELHRLGAYVPEAEDAVVAEAPKDKVVPKGFYSTTNHPTFVKVDGEWLRVKNQKMDSLIVLRNGSAACKTIGHVKKGDRVVIGNSGIRVVPPERPRGHTIFDFMGSQVSSERPSQSLIREIAEEIFEVHESGGKIVVVGGPAIVHTGGQQALAELVRKGYVDALLSGNALAVHDVEYNLYGTSLGMDLKTAELAPEGHKHHLYAISEITRAGSLKEAVKQGVLTGGIMYECIVNNVPYVLAGSIRDDGPLPDVITDTMKAQDLMREQVKNADIVLMMATMLHSIATGNCLSSSVRTICVDINPSTVTKLMDRGTAQAIGIVTDVGTFLPWLAEELDNLEKSRKKQMPALRVKSKKR from the coding sequence ATGGAAGCGATGCGGGAGATAGAGCTCAGAGGACATATCATCGACTCTTTCCTCCTACCCAAAGTCTTCGACAAAGTCATGGACATGAACGGCGAGTTCGAGATCATCGAATTCGAGATAGGCAAGCATAAGACGGATACCAGCTACGCCAGGCTGATGATCCGGGGCAAGGACCAGGAGCACCTGGACGACATTATCGGGGAGCTTCACAGGCTCGGCGCGTACGTGCCCGAGGCCGAGGATGCCGTCGTCGCCGAGGCGCCGAAGGACAAGGTCGTGCCCAAGGGATTTTACTCTACTACCAATCACCCGACCTTCGTTAAAGTGGACGGCGAGTGGCTCCGGGTCAAGAATCAAAAGATGGACTCGCTCATCGTCCTCAGGAACGGCAGCGCGGCCTGCAAGACCATCGGCCACGTCAAGAAGGGCGACCGGGTCGTCATCGGCAATAGCGGCATCCGCGTGGTGCCCCCGGAGAGGCCCCGCGGCCACACGATTTTCGATTTCATGGGGAGCCAGGTCTCGTCCGAGAGGCCGTCCCAGTCGCTCATAAGAGAGATCGCCGAGGAGATCTTCGAGGTCCACGAGAGTGGCGGGAAGATCGTCGTGGTCGGCGGCCCGGCCATCGTACACACGGGCGGCCAGCAGGCCCTCGCCGAATTAGTGAGAAAAGGCTATGTGGATGCGCTGCTCTCGGGCAACGCCCTCGCGGTACACGACGTGGAATACAACTTATATGGTACTTCTCTTGGAATGGACCTGAAGACGGCCGAGCTGGCGCCGGAAGGCCACAAGCACCACCTCTATGCGATCAGCGAGATCACCCGGGCGGGCTCTTTGAAGGAGGCCGTGAAGCAGGGCGTGCTCACGGGCGGCATCATGTACGAGTGCATAGTGAACAATGTCCCGTACGTGCTCGCGGGGTCCATAAGGGACGACGGTCCCCTGCCGGACGTCATCACGGACACCATGAAGGCGCAGGACCTCATGAGGGAACAGGTCAAGAACGCCGACATCGTGCTCATGATGGCCACCATGCTGCACTCCATCGCCACCGGTAACTGCCTCTCATCCAGCGTCCGCACTATCTGCGTGGACATCAACCCGTCTACGGTCACGAAGCTCATGGACCGGGGCACCGCCCAGGCCATCGGCATCGTCACCGACGTGGGCACATTCCTGCCCTGGCTGGCCGAAGAGCTCGATAACCTGGAGAAGAGCCGTAAGAAGCAGATG